The genomic interval CACCTCGGGCAAAACTGAAACGCGGACTCGATCGGAACCGACATAGAAAACGAACTTTAGCGAGGTGATGAAACAATTCGAACGGGTGATGCCTAATCTGCCACGGCCGCGCCAGGGTATGACGCACCGGCGAACTGAGCCGCACGGAGAACGCCACAAGTAGGAAAGGATTGACTTAGTTTTTCCAATTCGGCGGGCGATTGGATGACTCCCACCCCCATCGACTCCAATACTGTGGGATCCAATCGCGTCCTTACCAAGACGCGATGCTCCTGCATGATTCTTTGCAGTACTCGTGCCCAAGCATTGTTTTGATGAGAGGGAGGAAAGCCATCTTTGGCCTCAGTGTCGTCTTCGTCATCATCCGACTCTTCTGCCTGCATCGCGGACTCCGATTCATCCATGTCGCTATCCACTCGGGTCAAACGCCCCGTGGGCGGCTCTTCGATATCAGTCCAAATCACGATCGTCCCACCATCGGCGACAAACCGAAGCGCCGCATGTGCGGCGCGAATCGCGTTGGCCCACGTCTGCTGCCGTGACTCACCGTCCAGCGATGCGACCACCAATTCAGCCTTGGGTGGCACGGAATCCGGCTCGTTGACTCTCGACGTCACTTGCCCTCCGATCGCATCCGGTGTCCCCGCAAAAACGTTGCCAACGAGTCCCTTTGCATTGGCGGTCACTCCCAGCACAAGCTGAACGCCCAACAGCCACCGAGTCTCAGCGGACATCTTGCCCACGGCCAACGGCTGATCAAATCCCCGATCGGCATTCAGGAATCGCGAAACGGTTGCTGAATCGGCGAGCGAGGGAAAGATCCCCGTCAGATCACGTTTCAGCTCGACGTCGTCCGCACGAATCGCGTGCACAGGCAATACGAAATCCGCATCGATCACGGCTCGATTGAGATAGATCGGTTCCGCATCCCCATCCGCACCCAAATATCGCAATTGGCCACGTCGGCGGGACTGATGCACAATCACGGCACACTCGCCGGCGACCGAGCGAACCTCCTGAACGGTTTGTTCCGTCGCCTCGTCCCACAGGACGATGTCCACGTCACCAATATCGGACTGATGCAACGCTCGCAAAAGGCCTGATACGACTTCGCCGATTTGAGGAACATTGGGGTCCAGTGCGATGGCAACGCGGTCGCCAGGAACGATGGCTGCATCAATGCCGGGAAAGTCCAAGGGGGCATTGAGCGACTTGACCACCTCATCGATCACGTCGGACAACTCCGCGTCTGAACCACTTTCGTACTCCCACACCGCGTCCGACGCAAGATTCGGGACGTCACTGGAAAACAACACGTTGTATTCACCGAGGCAATTGGGGGATGATATTTCGGGGTAGATCTTTGCACGATTATGGGTTATCCCGTGAACCCGACGGTCACGCAAGTGCGGGGACCACACCGCGCACCGCCAGATTGTCCATGATTTTGCCACATTTCAACACCGGACTCGCCATCTCGATGCTGGCAATTGCCTTGCTGGTTGCGGGTTGTGGTCGCGGTGACAACCCAGAAAGTTCATCCTCCTCTGGTCCAGCGTTACCTGAGCAGCCCGCCCAAGACTTCCTCAGCCGCACCTTCGCGACCTACCAAACGGCGACATCCTATCGTGACCAAGGCGTCGTACGCCTGAGCGTCTCGATCAATGATCGAATCCAACGTGAAACGGCACCGCTGAACGTTTCGTTTCACAATCAGATGTTTCTTCTCAGTGCCTACGACGTTCGCATGTGGTCGGATGCAAAACAGGTCTTGCTTTGGCTGGAAGATCCCACGACGGACCACCATGACTCACAAGTCCGAGTCCAACGTCGCAAGTCCGGCACACGTTTGCAACTCGAGGAACTGTTGGACGACACGATCATTACGGAACGACTCAATGCGGGACTTGCGGGCCCCGCACCGCAACTGGAATGGTTGTTCGCTCCAGAGCCGATGGAAAAACTTTTTCAGTCCGAAAACAAGATCCGCTATGACGGACATGAGACCATCGACGGAACTCCATGTGTCATCGTTCACGCGCAAGCCGGCGACGATGTCTACCGTTTCTTTATCGCACGTGACTCGATGCTGATTCGACGCGTTGAGCTGCCGCCTCCTCGTGCCGAAGTGATCGCCTTGGCAACAGGTGCCGATCCGCTGAACGTGCGTGTCATGGGCTTGGAGCTGGACTTGGTCGGTGCGACCTTGCAACCGCCCGCCGAAATGCTGCAACGGCCCCCGATGCCCCAGCGACCTCAATGGGTTCACGCCCTCGTGCCACTGCCACCATCGCCACCCTCCGCCTCTCTGGGGCGGTCACTCAACAATGTCCGATTCGGCACAGAACTCGAACGCGAACTGACATCCGACGGCACCGTCGTGGTGGTCTTCGTTGCCGACCGCGTCGACCTGACCGACGGCGGGGCAATGCTGACACCGCATTCCGCCCAGTCCATCGCATCACTCAATCTGTGGCGTCAGCTCCTGCCCGGTTCAATGAAACGCCGCTTGCGTTCTTTTGCGATCGTCGACAACTCATCCATCGCCGCGGAACTGAACCAACCTGGCTCCCTGCCCGCCCTGGTGGATGCACAGCAGCGTTTTCAAGACGCGACGAAGACACGCCCGGGTGACCTGGTGATCATAGACGGCCAACGCAAAGTCGCGTGGGTTCAATCCGGCCTCAACGCGTCGGGCTTGCCGGCCTTTGGGACCGTCGTTGGCGATGTTTTGAACAAAATCGAGGTTTCACAACGACTGCATGAGCAGTGGCAATCGGACCAAAAAGCGTACCGCGAAAAAATCACGGAGCTTTCGGTTCGCTAAAGACTGATCTTGCGACTCGCCAGGGGCATTGGCGACACTCTGGTCCCCCTCCCAAGTCCGACCCGATGGATGTTGTCATGGATGCCGATTTCCACGAATCGCAAAATCCCTTTTCGATCTTCGCTCAGCAACAACGTCAACCACGACAGGCTTTCCTATCAGCAGCCAAGTTGCTGATCCTTTGCGTGATCGCCTTCATCGTCTTGGTGACCGCAACGGGCACTTGGCAACGCTGGACGGTGCAGCGAATGGCAGACCGATTGCCGCAACTCTCTGCTGATGAAAAATGCGCAGCGCTGACTCAACTCGCCCGACACGACGTCCTGGCGATTGCGACGTTGACGCAGTCCTTGACGGACGAGTCCGCGATGGTCTCCGCCCACGCAAACGAGCTGATCTCCCAAGCTCAGCGGCAATGGCTAACGCTGCCGGCCAAAGAGCGGCTTCTGCGTCAAACAACGTTGGCGACCGCATTGTCAGAACTGCGACCATCGTCGTCCTCAGAAACACAAGTCGTCGCCGTCGCTCGGGACCTGATTCGAGACTCATCCGGCGCCGCGGACGAAGAATCACGACGAGTCTACGAACTCGCACTGACCGCCATCGCAAACACATCGAGGGGCGATGATCCGGCGATCGACACTACCAGTGAGCGTGGTCAGCTAGCATTCGACGGCCAAACTTCCTTGCCTGCGATGTCTGATACACCCTTGCCGCTGGGCAACACAAACGTGCAGTGGACCGACTGGCCGCCCTCGGCTCCGACGGTCGTCAAAGCTTCGGTTCAAACTTTGCGCGAAGTGGACGTCAGCACCGTGGTCCTGGGACAACCTCGCGTCGCTGTGACGGAAGACACTGTCGACGCACGAGATATCGAACCCGCTACGGCTCGGCAAACCCCGGTGATCACACCGACCGTCCATCTGGCTGCGGACCCGATCGATTCACTGGCAAACGACTCGTTGGCGACTTGCCTGGCCGGACTGCAAAGCCCCAGCCGACTGGTGCGACTGCGAGCAATCGAGTCACTTTCACAGAGCACCGATCCCCAGGCCCGACAAATCCTGGTTGAACACCTGCCGGTGGAAACCGACCAAACGGCCGCCTTTCGAATCCGCAAAGCCCTACAGCCTTAGCCCGGACTGCTCAAAGTTTGGTGTTGTGTCTTTTTGGGTTTGCGCAAGTTTATGTCCCTACTGCCGGCGCAGCTGGTGGCCCCCAGTGAGCCTCAGGCGCTAGCCGTGGGCCTGAGGCGGAATGTGGTGCCGGCCCACGGCTAGCGCCTGAGGCTCACTTTGATTGCGATGCATGGATCAAAAACATGGACTGAGAAAACAATGTCAACACCAAACTTTGAGCAGTCCGTGGCTAGCGCCATCGGCTCACAGAAATTGCAGAATGCGAACCGTTTGAAGCGACAGCGTGCAATTTTCGCCGCCTGCGGGTAAAACGGTGGTAGTCCACCCAACCACCCACAACACGAGGCCCGTCCGTGAACGTTCGTACGATGATTGCCGCTCTCCTGCTCGGCATGCT from Stieleria varia carries:
- a CDS encoding HEAT repeat domain-containing protein codes for the protein MDADFHESQNPFSIFAQQQRQPRQAFLSAAKLLILCVIAFIVLVTATGTWQRWTVQRMADRLPQLSADEKCAALTQLARHDVLAIATLTQSLTDESAMVSAHANELISQAQRQWLTLPAKERLLRQTTLATALSELRPSSSSETQVVAVARDLIRDSSGAADEESRRVYELALTAIANTSRGDDPAIDTTSERGQLAFDGQTSLPAMSDTPLPLGNTNVQWTDWPPSAPTVVKASVQTLREVDVSTVVLGQPRVAVTEDTVDARDIEPATARQTPVITPTVHLAADPIDSLANDSLATCLAGLQSPSRLVRLRAIESLSQSTDPQARQILVEHLPVETDQTAAFRIRKALQP
- a CDS encoding lactate racemase domain-containing protein: MLFSSDVPNLASDAVWEYESGSDAELSDVIDEVVKSLNAPLDFPGIDAAIVPGDRVAIALDPNVPQIGEVVSGLLRALHQSDIGDVDIVLWDEATEQTVQEVRSVAGECAVIVHQSRRRGQLRYLGADGDAEPIYLNRAVIDADFVLPVHAIRADDVELKRDLTGIFPSLADSATVSRFLNADRGFDQPLAVGKMSAETRWLLGVQLVLGVTANAKGLVGNVFAGTPDAIGGQVTSRVNEPDSVPPKAELVVASLDGESRQQTWANAIRAAHAALRFVADGGTIVIWTDIEEPPTGRLTRVDSDMDESESAMQAEESDDDEDDTEAKDGFPPSHQNNAWARVLQRIMQEHRVLVRTRLDPTVLESMGVGVIQSPAELEKLSQSFPTCGVLRAAQFAGASYPGAAVAD